In Ipomoea triloba cultivar NCNSP0323 chromosome 15, ASM357664v1, one genomic interval encodes:
- the LOC116006401 gene encoding BTB/POZ domain-containing protein At2g30600 isoform X1, whose protein sequence is MEIKQKKFLTVAPFECAWRDDLRFREAGRGCVAFDAFAHNDVTVVFREHVGSQHYHYKRDDSPHYTVIIGSHRNRRLKIEVDGRTVVDVASVDLCCSSTFQSYWIGIYDGLISIGKGRYPFQNLCLQWHDSKPNCSVQYVGLSSWDKHVGYRNVSVLPITQNHISLWKQVDYVGYDSEDANTELEDRAGDFEDWGLKNFLESWELSDVFFIVGNEQRAVPAHKVILAAAGDFGLSSSGDVINLQDVSYPVLHAFLEYIYTGHTQIPEPEISSLKALSLKFEVAPLVKQCEEIIAHISLHKRDLDSGKNVEISYASWVHSSNAFPYGLPINKWRLEEIFLTGKYSDLNIYIGDLIVPCPSHKVILGLWSVPFTKMFTNGMKESFDSTVFLRDVHFEAFQTMLEFIYTGELKKEVTRDINTLLLHLLLLADKFGISLLHQECCKTILEHLSEDTLCPILRVIASVPSCKLIEETCEREFSMHFDYCTTTSNDFVMLDEATFSVILQHPELTVTSEEKVLNAILLWCLQAEEYFGWERIDEMMMNSTPELLFGERLTSLNMFLHFVRFPLLPSALLEKLERSQLSQKIPTFDQLVKEAINFLEFGSTCLEKSQSNLYCSVKFQHRRSSFKELQYICDGDSNGVLYFAGTSYGAHQWVNPVLSKRVAVTASSPFSRFTDPKVLVSRNFQGTCFAGPQVEDGNISSWWMIDLGYDHQLMCNYYTIRQDGSRAFMRSWNFQGSTDGVNWTNLRVHKDDQTICKPGQFASWPITGPNPLHPFRFFRIVMTGPGTDEMNPWNCCICALELYGYFR, encoded by the exons ATGGAGATAAAACAGAAAAAATTCCTCACAGTGGCTCCTTTTGAGTGTGCCTGGCGGGATGATCTTAGGTTCAGGGAGGCTGGGAGAGGGTGTGTAGCCTTTGATGCTTTTGCTCACAACGATGTCACGGTTGTGTTCCGAGAGCATGTGGGTAGTCAACACTATCACTACAAGAGGGACGATAGTCCTCATTATACTGTCATTATTGGTAGTCATAGGAATAGGAGATTGAAAATCGAGGTAGATGGGAGAACGGTGGTCGATGTGGCTAGTGTTGATCTTTGCTGTTCTTCGACGTTTCAGAGCTATTGGATCGGTATCTATGATGGATTGATTAGTATTGGGAAAGGAAGGTATCCGTTTCAGAATCTTTGCTTGCAGTGGCATGATTCGAAGCCTAATTGCAGTGTCCAGTATGTTGGTCTTAGTAGTTGGGACAAGCATGTTGGCTACAGGAATGTTAGTGTTCTACCTATTACACAAAACCATATATCTTTGTGGAAACAGGTGGATTATGTTGGATATGATAGCGAGGATGCTAATACTGAGCTGGAGGATAGAGCTGGGGATTTTGAAGATTGGGGTCTCAAAAATTTTCTAGAGAGTTGGGAACTATCTGATGTGTTTTTCATTGTTGGAAACGAGCAAAGGGCTGTCCCAGCTCATAAGGTAATATTGGCAGCAGCCGGGGATTTTGGCTTGTCTTCCTCTGGTGATGTTATTAACCTGCAGGATGTTAGCTATCCAGTTCTGCATGCATTTCTCGAGTATATCTACACTGGGCATACTCAG atACCCGAGCCTGAAATCAGTTCCCTGAAAGCTCTGAGCTTGAAGTTTGAAGTTGCACCATTGGTAAAGCAATGTGAAGAAATCATTGCACACATTAGCCTTCACAAAAGAGACTTAGATTCGGGTAAGAATGTCGAAATATCATATGCAAGCTGGGTCCACAGCAGCAATGCCTTCCCTTATGGGCTACCTATCAATAAATGGAGGCTTGAAGAAATTTTCTTGACTGGCAAGTACAGTGATCTAAACATTTATATTGGGGACCTTATTGTGCCATGCCCATCACATAAGGTTATACTTGGTTTGTGGAGTGTTCCTTTTACAAAG ATGTTCACTAATGGAATGAAGGAAAGTTTTGATTCAACTGTCTTCTTAAGAGATGTCCATTTTGAAGCATTTCAAACTATGCTTGAATTCATTTACACTGGGGAACTAAAGAAAGAAGTCACCAGGGACATTAATACACTGTTACTCCATCTGCTTCTACTGGCAGATAAGTTCGGGATCTCTCTTCTTCACCAGGAATGCTGCAAAACAATTCTCGAGCACCTCTCAGAG GACACACTGTGCCCAATTCTTCGAGTGATAGCATCCGTTCCCTCATGTAAACTCATCGAAGAAACATGCGAGAGGGAATTCTCTATGCACTTTGATTATTGTACAACAACAAGCAATGACTTTGTCATGTTGGACGAAGCAACATTTAGTGTTATCCTCCAG caCCCAGAGCTGACTGTGACGTCTGAGGAAAAAGTTCTGAACGCAATTTTACTCTGGTGCTTGCAAGCAGAAGAATATTTTGGATGGGAAAGAATAGATGAAATGATGATGAATTCAACTCCGGAACTACTTTTTGGGGAGAGGCTTACATCTCTTAATATGTTTTTGCATTTTGTGCGTTTTCCATTGCTTCCATCTGCTTTGTTGGAAAAG TTGGAGAGAAGTCAACTTAGCCAGAAAATTCCTACTTTTGATCAACTG GTGAAAGAGGCCATCAATTTTCTAGAGTTTGGGAGCACTTGTCTTGAAAAAAGCCAAAG TAATTTATATTGCAGTGTGAAGTTTCAGCATAGAAGATCTAGTTTTAAGGAGCTCCAATACATATGCGATGGGGACAGCAATGGAGTTCTTTATTTTGCGGGCACGTCGTATGGTGCACACCAGTGGGTAAACCCTGTTCTGTCTAAG AGAGTAGCCGTTACAGCAAGCAGTCCCTTTTCAAGATTTACTGATCCTAAGGTCCTCGTCTCGAGGAACTTTCAG GGTACATGTTTTGCCGGACCTCAGGTTGAAGATGGAAACATCAGTTCATGGTGGATGATTGATCTCGGTTATGATCACCAG CTCATGTGCAACTATTACACAATACGGCAGGATGGATCGAGGGCCTTCATGAGAAGCTGGAATTTTCAG GGATCTACAGACGGTGTGAATTGGACGAACTTGAGAGTGCACAAGGATGACCAGACAATTTGCAAGCCAGGACAGTTTGCGTCATGGCCTATTACTGGCCCGAACCCTCTGCACCCTTTCAGATTTTTTCGAATTGTGATGACTGGTCCTGGCACGGATGAGATGAACCCGTGGAACTGCTGCATCTGCGCCTTGGAACTCTATGGATATTTCCGCTAA
- the LOC116005538 gene encoding stemmadenine O-acetyltransferase-like, producing the protein MEVEIISEELIKPSLPTPPHLTTFKLCLLDQLIPAPYAPIVLYYPNLDPSYTDHQILQRLLLLKRSLAETLTRFYPLAGVIKDGDDLSIDCNDRGAFCVTAKVNRDLCEFLGRPDLEFISEFLPCRPSFSGSLAGTGVTSVQINVFLCGGVAIGLCVSHRIVDGSGLSSFLRSWAGTACAAKEIVLPSFVGSSLFPAEDLWLRDASMAMWGSLFKTGKCITKRFLFDSSAIARLKTMVAANVRRPTQVEVVSACIWKSAMQAASDQDSGKRSLLTHLVNLRKRAAPPFSEHAMGNLIWVASAQTATTRSGGGDLPGLVNQIRNSISKINDDYVKRLRGEQGRNLMRKTMKDIEDFGSSNNGAAGYLGFTSWCKIGFYDVDFGFGKPVWVSPTSSTGSGVFMNLVVLMETKNGDGIEAWITLDEEEMRRFEESQELLGFAVPNSSPLQHFLV; encoded by the exons ATGGAAGTGGAAATCATCTCAGAAGAGTTGATCAAGCCATCACTTCCAACCCCACCTCACCTCACAACATTCAAACTATGTCTATTAGATCAGCTCATCCCCGCCCCTTACGCCCCCATTGTTCTTTACTACCCCAATCTCGACCCTTCTTACACCGACCACCAAATCCTCCAAAGACTACTGCTCTTGAAGCGCTCCCTGGCCGAAACTCTGACGCGTTTCTATCCCCTCGCCGGAGTTATCAAAGACGGCGACGATCTCTCCATCGACTGCAACGACCGCGGCGCTTTCTGTGTCACCGCGAAGGTCAACCGTGATCTCTGTGAGTTCCTTGGCCGGCCTGATCTTGAGTTCATATCTGAGTTTCTGCCTTGCAGGCCGAGTTTTAGTGGTTCTTTGGCGGGGACTGGGGTGACTAGTGTTCAAATTAATGTGTTTCTTTGCGGTGGGGTTGCGATTGGGTTGTGTGTCTCGCATAGGATTGTGGATGGGTCTGGGTTGAGCAGTTTTCTGAGAAGCTGGGCGGGGACGGCCTGTGCGGCCAAGGAAATTGTGTTGCCGAGCTTCGTCGGGAGTTCGCTTTTCCCCGCCGAGGATCTGTGGCTTAGAGATGCGTCCATGGCCATGTGGGGCTCCCTGTTCAAGACCGGAAAGTGCATCACCAAGAG GTTTCTCTTCGATTCCTCAGCAATCGCACGCCTCAAAACCATGGTGGCAGCCAACGTGAGGCGCCCGACGCAGGTCGAGGTTGTCTCCGCATGTATCTGGAAATCCGCAATGCAAGCCGCTTCCGATCAAGATTCCGGCAAGCGTTCTTTACTGACGCACTTAGTAAACCTACGAAAAAGGGCGGCGCCGCCGTTCTCAGAACACGCGATGGGAAATCTAATCTGGGTCGCATCTGCCCAGACCGCAACAACAAGAAGCGGAGGAGGAGATTTACCCGGCCTAGTCAACCAAATCCGAAACTCCATATCCAAAATCAACGACGATTACGTGAAGAGGCTGAGGGGCGAGCAAGGGCGGAACCTAATGCGCAAGACCATGAAAGACATCGAAGATTTCGGGTCGTCCAATAATGGAGCGGCGGGGTATCTGGGTTTCACGAGCTGGTGCAAGATTGGGTTCTACGATGTTGATTTCGGGTTCGGGAAGCCTGTGTGGGTTTCTCCCACTTCCTCAACTGGGAGTGGGGTGTTCATGAACCTCGTGGTGTTGATGGAAACCAAAAATGGGGATGGAATCGAAGCGTGGATAACGTTGGACGAGGAAGAAATGCGAAGGTTTGAGGAGAGCCAAGAGCTCCTGGGCTTTGCTGTCCCAAACTCTAGTCCTCTTCAACACTTTTTGGTttaa
- the LOC116006401 gene encoding BTB/POZ domain-containing protein At2g30600 isoform X2, with the protein MEIKQKKFLTVAPFECAWRDDLRFREAGRGCVAFDAFAHNDVTVVFREHVGSQHYHYKRDDSPHYTVIIGSHRNRRLKIEVDGRTVVDVASVDLCCSSTFQSYWIGIYDGLISIGKGRYPFQNLCLQWHDSKPNCSVQYVGLSSWDKHVGYRNVSVLPITQNHISLWKQVDYVGYDSEDANTELEDRAGDFEDWGLKNFLESWELSDVFFIVGNEQRAVPAHKVILAAAGDFGLSSSGDVINLQDVSYPVLHAFLEYIYTGHTQIPEPEISSLKALSLKFEVAPLVKQCEEIIAHISLHKRDLDSGKNVEISYASWVHSSNAFPYGLPINKWRLEEIFLTGKYSDLNIYIGDLIVPCPSHKVILGLWSVPFTKMFTNGMKESFDSTVFLRDVHFEAFQTMLEFIYTGELKKEVTRDINTLLLHLLLLADKFGISLLHQECCKTILEHLSEDTLCPILRVIASVPSCKLIEETCEREFSMHFDYCTTTSNDFVMLDEATFSVILQHPELTVTSEEKVLNAILLWCLQAEEYFGWERIDEMMMNSTPELLFGERLTSLNMFLHFVRFPLLPSALLEKLERSQLSQKIPTFDQLVKEAINFLEFGSTCLEKSQSVKFQHRRSSFKELQYICDGDSNGVLYFAGTSYGAHQWVNPVLSKRVAVTASSPFSRFTDPKVLVSRNFQGTCFAGPQVEDGNISSWWMIDLGYDHQLMCNYYTIRQDGSRAFMRSWNFQGSTDGVNWTNLRVHKDDQTICKPGQFASWPITGPNPLHPFRFFRIVMTGPGTDEMNPWNCCICALELYGYFR; encoded by the exons ATGGAGATAAAACAGAAAAAATTCCTCACAGTGGCTCCTTTTGAGTGTGCCTGGCGGGATGATCTTAGGTTCAGGGAGGCTGGGAGAGGGTGTGTAGCCTTTGATGCTTTTGCTCACAACGATGTCACGGTTGTGTTCCGAGAGCATGTGGGTAGTCAACACTATCACTACAAGAGGGACGATAGTCCTCATTATACTGTCATTATTGGTAGTCATAGGAATAGGAGATTGAAAATCGAGGTAGATGGGAGAACGGTGGTCGATGTGGCTAGTGTTGATCTTTGCTGTTCTTCGACGTTTCAGAGCTATTGGATCGGTATCTATGATGGATTGATTAGTATTGGGAAAGGAAGGTATCCGTTTCAGAATCTTTGCTTGCAGTGGCATGATTCGAAGCCTAATTGCAGTGTCCAGTATGTTGGTCTTAGTAGTTGGGACAAGCATGTTGGCTACAGGAATGTTAGTGTTCTACCTATTACACAAAACCATATATCTTTGTGGAAACAGGTGGATTATGTTGGATATGATAGCGAGGATGCTAATACTGAGCTGGAGGATAGAGCTGGGGATTTTGAAGATTGGGGTCTCAAAAATTTTCTAGAGAGTTGGGAACTATCTGATGTGTTTTTCATTGTTGGAAACGAGCAAAGGGCTGTCCCAGCTCATAAGGTAATATTGGCAGCAGCCGGGGATTTTGGCTTGTCTTCCTCTGGTGATGTTATTAACCTGCAGGATGTTAGCTATCCAGTTCTGCATGCATTTCTCGAGTATATCTACACTGGGCATACTCAG atACCCGAGCCTGAAATCAGTTCCCTGAAAGCTCTGAGCTTGAAGTTTGAAGTTGCACCATTGGTAAAGCAATGTGAAGAAATCATTGCACACATTAGCCTTCACAAAAGAGACTTAGATTCGGGTAAGAATGTCGAAATATCATATGCAAGCTGGGTCCACAGCAGCAATGCCTTCCCTTATGGGCTACCTATCAATAAATGGAGGCTTGAAGAAATTTTCTTGACTGGCAAGTACAGTGATCTAAACATTTATATTGGGGACCTTATTGTGCCATGCCCATCACATAAGGTTATACTTGGTTTGTGGAGTGTTCCTTTTACAAAG ATGTTCACTAATGGAATGAAGGAAAGTTTTGATTCAACTGTCTTCTTAAGAGATGTCCATTTTGAAGCATTTCAAACTATGCTTGAATTCATTTACACTGGGGAACTAAAGAAAGAAGTCACCAGGGACATTAATACACTGTTACTCCATCTGCTTCTACTGGCAGATAAGTTCGGGATCTCTCTTCTTCACCAGGAATGCTGCAAAACAATTCTCGAGCACCTCTCAGAG GACACACTGTGCCCAATTCTTCGAGTGATAGCATCCGTTCCCTCATGTAAACTCATCGAAGAAACATGCGAGAGGGAATTCTCTATGCACTTTGATTATTGTACAACAACAAGCAATGACTTTGTCATGTTGGACGAAGCAACATTTAGTGTTATCCTCCAG caCCCAGAGCTGACTGTGACGTCTGAGGAAAAAGTTCTGAACGCAATTTTACTCTGGTGCTTGCAAGCAGAAGAATATTTTGGATGGGAAAGAATAGATGAAATGATGATGAATTCAACTCCGGAACTACTTTTTGGGGAGAGGCTTACATCTCTTAATATGTTTTTGCATTTTGTGCGTTTTCCATTGCTTCCATCTGCTTTGTTGGAAAAG TTGGAGAGAAGTCAACTTAGCCAGAAAATTCCTACTTTTGATCAACTG GTGAAAGAGGCCATCAATTTTCTAGAGTTTGGGAGCACTTGTCTTGAAAAAAGCCAAAG TGTGAAGTTTCAGCATAGAAGATCTAGTTTTAAGGAGCTCCAATACATATGCGATGGGGACAGCAATGGAGTTCTTTATTTTGCGGGCACGTCGTATGGTGCACACCAGTGGGTAAACCCTGTTCTGTCTAAG AGAGTAGCCGTTACAGCAAGCAGTCCCTTTTCAAGATTTACTGATCCTAAGGTCCTCGTCTCGAGGAACTTTCAG GGTACATGTTTTGCCGGACCTCAGGTTGAAGATGGAAACATCAGTTCATGGTGGATGATTGATCTCGGTTATGATCACCAG CTCATGTGCAACTATTACACAATACGGCAGGATGGATCGAGGGCCTTCATGAGAAGCTGGAATTTTCAG GGATCTACAGACGGTGTGAATTGGACGAACTTGAGAGTGCACAAGGATGACCAGACAATTTGCAAGCCAGGACAGTTTGCGTCATGGCCTATTACTGGCCCGAACCCTCTGCACCCTTTCAGATTTTTTCGAATTGTGATGACTGGTCCTGGCACGGATGAGATGAACCCGTGGAACTGCTGCATCTGCGCCTTGGAACTCTATGGATATTTCCGCTAA
- the LOC116007246 gene encoding uncharacterized protein LOC116007246 → MSKMMLRSSKPPLPRSPIRLRSRRALRSTTNTLQTPPGSLTKSQLPNPRSDVEEWEMRPEYHTISCELRALAKMVQQEIGNGDGGNPGNEEYSLNPRSPLFERGRLYEEYSARRNERLKRKKCGEEKAAVYGLGVRVESAKKRVVQSGRKIVPATPMTAQRGGEKPRYMLRSMTTSKENKKPPHLAMSVEKSVGGGEKKKTAVRRSRKI, encoded by the exons ATGTCCAAGATGATGTTGAGATCCAGCAAGCCGCCGCTTCCGAGATCTCCGATTCGTCTTCGCTCTCGCCGTGCGCTCCGGTCTACCACAAACACCCTTCAAACTCCTCCAG GTTCTTTGACAAAATCTCAGTTGCCTAATCCTCGGAGTGACGTTGAAGAATGGGAGATGCGTCCGGAATACCATACAATTTCCTGTGAGCTCCGGGCTTTGGCAAAGATGGTGCAGCAAGAAATCGGCAATGGAGATGGGGGAAATCCTGGGAATGAGGAATACTCATTGAACCCCAGAAGCCCTTTGTTTGAGAGGGGGAGGTTGTATGAAGAGTACTCTGCTAGGAGGAATGAGAGGCTGAAGAGAAAGAAGTGCGGCGAAGAGAAGGCGGCGGTTTATGGTCTTGGTGTGAGAGTTGAGTCTGCTAAGAAAAGGGTGGTGCAGAGCGGCCGGAAAATAGTTCCGGCGACTCCGATGACGGCGCAGAGAGGAGGAGAGAAGCCGAGGTATATGCTGAGAAGCATGACAACAAGCAAGGAGAATAAGAAGCCTCCTCATTTGGCTATGAGTGTTGAGAAATCTGTTGGGGgtggagagaagaagaagactgcAGTTAGAAGGTCCAggaaaatttga
- the LOC116006128 gene encoding dolichol-phosphate mannosyltransferase subunit 1 gives MEKKTKFSIIVPTYNERLNIALIIYLIFKHLLDVDFEIIVVDDGSPDGTQDIVKQLQRVFGEDRILLRPRPAKLGLGTAYIHGLKYASGDFVVIMDADLSHHPKYLPRFIKKQMETGADIVTGTRYVKGGGVHGWNLMRKLTSRGANVLAQTLLWPGVSDLTGSFRLYRKSVLEDIISSCVSKGYVFQMEMIVRASRKCYHIEEVPITFVDRVFGSSKLGGSEIVEYLKGLVYLLFTT, from the exons ATGGAGAAGAAGACCAAGTTCAGTATAATTGTTCCAACCTACAATGAACGCCTCAACATCGCCCTCATCATTTACCTCATTTTCAAACATCTCCT GGATGTTGATTTTGAAATTATAGTTGTGGATGATGGAAGTCCTGATGGGACTCAAGATATTGTCAAACAATTGCAGCGGGTATTTGGAGAAGATCGCATT CTTTTGAGGCCTCGACCTGCAAAACTTGGTTTAG GTACTGCATATATTCACGGTTTGAAGTATGCTTCTGGAGATTTTGTTGTCATTATGGATGCAGATCTATCCCACCAT CCAAAATACCTGCCAAGATTTATAAA GAAACAAATGGAGACAGGTGCAGATATTGTCACTGGGACTCGCTATGTTAAGGGTGGTGGTGTCCATGGATGGAATCTCATGCGCAAATTGACAAGTAGAGGAGCAAACGTCCTTGCACAGACACTTCTTTGGCCGGGTGTATCAGACTTAACTGGATCATTTCG GCTTTACCGGAAATCAGTGCTTGAAGACATTATAAGTTCATGTGTCAGTAAAGGCTATGTTTTTCAAATGGAGATGATAGTCCGTGCTTCCAGGAAATGTTATCACATTGAAGAG GTTCCTATTACTTTTGTTGATCGAGTATTTGGCAGTTCCAAGCTGGGAGGATCAGAAATAGTTGAGTATCTTAAGGGCCTCGTCTATCTTTTGTTTACAACTTGA